The Mustela nigripes isolate SB6536 chromosome 8, MUSNIG.SB6536, whole genome shotgun sequence DNA segment GACCCATGTATATCCTTTGTAGTCCATGGCCATACATAGGCATCCTTGGCTTTGTTTCAACAGGAGTAAGAGTAGTCATTATGTTTTTACTCCTCCTTAGAACAATTCCCTTCCCAGCTTTTCAAAGCTTTGGTTGTTTTTCTATGATCTCTATGTCCTAAGGTTTGATGCTATGTCATTTCAGATCCTGTAAAGCTACTTAAGCTGAAGGTGTTGAGTACGTTTATAAGATAAATTTCAAAGGATCAAAGAATTCAGAATCTAAAAGTGTCAGATACAGAATACACACTGGTGTGGTCTGTTTTGTTTGCTACTCAACTTTTTGTACTAGGAAAAGTCCCTGGCACACTTTAGAAACTCAGTGCTCTCAActgttgagtgaataaatcaataaaagttCATCCTTTTTCAATTTGAGACAAACTAGATTTCTTgacaaaatgacaacaaaactCTTCCTCAAGattttcaacattctttcatTCCTTTGGCATCATTGCCTAGGCTAGGAAgcagattttaataatttttaaatgcatgttaaTTCCTGAGTAACTGCCCAAGTAGACTTCCAGACACCAGCCTTGAGACTGAAAAGGTGAAGCCATCCTAAGGTCATGGGTGACTAAGAGATGGTGCCCACAAAGGCAAGAAAGCATTCATGCGTGGGTAAAGAGAAAACAATGGGAAACTTccaactcacatttttttttctttggttggtCCTAAAATAGAAGACATGTGTCTGAAAGATGGggccaaagggaagaaaaaaatttgattatGTAAGATTTTCAAAGTTCCTTTCTCTCATGAGTGTCGTTGAGGGAGTAATCACAGTAGCACTCAAAGGCTGTATTGGTTTTCTGTGATTAACACTTCATTTCCTTCTGTAAAGTAGATTCCACTTTAATGCATAACTACTTATTACTTAGTTTAATCCTCACCTGCATTGATGCATCAGAGTTGATTTTCCACTagtcatttaaattatttctcaggTCGCAGATATAAAGGGCTGCACAGGAATTGAGAAATATCCTTGGAGTTAAGCCTGTGGTGGAAGCACAAGAATGGACAGGAAGCATGGGAAATATGTAGTAAATGTTGAATGCTCTGAAAACCAGTCTGTGAGTATTGCTGCCCTATTTTAATACTTTGCCTATATTGCCATCTGATTTTCAGTCTTGAGAATCAATGAATCTCTTTACTACTACATGGTCAATGTCATAATTTTGCATTATTCTCTAAAATGAAGAGTAGCCATGTATTAAATTCTTCTGTTTCAACTTTTCATGttatattcttctgtattttacttTAGAAATTGTTTTGCATATTTGCTAATTTAAAGCATTGCCAATGTTTCCATTACCACGTGATACACAAATAAAGCCATCTAACTTTCTGTATTCACCATCGTGGAAACCTGAAGCTCCAGTGAtatctttggtttggttttgaagTAATATTTTTACAATTTGAATCTTCGCTTTTATAGACTAAACCTGTTAGAACTTAGATATCTAAATATGCTGAAAATCCAGATATTAATCTTGGATCTTATCATTAGGCCTAAGAAAGAAATCCTCTAAAAATCCTCACTTTGTATAAAAATGTGGTTATATTATCTGTCTTCCAATGTTTTACATCAAGAATCAAGCCTTCACTGTATAGCTGTAAGTGCTTTTCATATCTGAACAAGTAACCTTTGGTATGAGAATGAAGGATGGAAGTGTGCTACAAATTAAAATAGTAAGTTAAAATTCACTgcctgaagaatgaatgaaatatttttgctTTGCAATTTGGAGCTATGGCAATTAGCCTGTGTTAATTGCCTACAAGATAAGCCAAAGAAGAAAGTCTTGGCTCTGTAGGTGTTAGGTGAACAAAAGACTCCCCTGGAGAATTTCTGGTGTACCAAAAGAAAAGGGGCTTGTCCCTTGAGTCATCTTACAGAGgactctcctgaagctgttctCCTTGTCACTCGGAGTTTGACACTCTATGATTGGATCTTCAGGATGCCTGAATACTCAGATGGGAAAAAAGAATCCCTTTCACCATCTGCATAGCTTCTCTGGAGAAAAACAGGCTTGAAGAtgtttacaaatattattttgagttgtttttataGCATATATCTAGATAGGTGACTATTTCACTGTATTATGGATATTTAAAGTACAgttataaaagtatttttcccTTAAGACCAAATTCAGTAATGAAGTTTAAGAATTATTTGAAGATTataggcaaaaacaaaataaattttggtgTTTGGTTTTTCTGTTGGGATGTATGAGATCTGAAGTCAGTCCTTATGAAGTCAGGAGGAAAACCCAAAGAACTCTTTTTGGTAACTATAGCTAATTCACTTCAGTTGCCTGTGGCCATTTAGCTAAGGCTGGTTATCTGATTAAACATTTGCAGCTCTTTAACTGTTCCAATTTTGTGTAGAGACTCCACCTCTACTAAGAGCCAGAGCaacataacacagtaaaaatTATTACTTGGGTTGCAATATTACTGCAAAGCTGAGCCTAGATCATAGGTTCTCCACCCTAGTATAAACACCAcccatcatttttcttctttgaaaggaCTGATTCCATCAGGgccagaaaattctggaaaactgGCCTGGTGAGTGAATTTTACTTTGTTTACAaagttcattaaaatatttaagtttgtgctcactttggcagcacatatactaaaattggaacgatacagagaagattagcatggtcTCTGTGCAAGACGACATGCAAATttgtgaagcattccatatttaaaatatatatatatatatatatttatttatttatttatttatttatttatttatttcagttcatCAACTACAGGCAAACTTGATAATAACTAAGGCATTGGTACTTAGCAAAATAAGCAAGGTTGTTACTAAAGGTAAGTCCAACATTGCTCAAATTTATCTATTGAATAACATGGAGTTTGTTCAGTTTTATTCAATAAAACGTatagttgttttctttatttctttgatataacagaaaaatataacttTGCAATCTCTACTGCCAGAGTGTTCCATCTTATCTACAATTAATAgcaatcatatttattttttgtgttgttcACGGTTGTTCTCAATGGACCAGTAAGTACATAAAATACAATTCTAATCTGACAGTTTTATGGAACTCATGAGTTGATGGACCAGCAATTTTTATAGCTATTTAGTAATGGGTTATAAATCAACATGACCCAAGACAACTAGTTGTAGCAACAGGAGGAATAAAAATGCTGCTGCGACAACTACCACTACTACCACTGACAGCCAACACTTACAGAGTACATACAGACATTGCTCTAACCCTCTTCCAGTATCTACTCACTAACTCTCATAGCAAATCTACAATGTGTAGTTTTAGGTTTTGCCTTTGGAAGATGaacaaggagaggcagagatgcCCTTGACTCACAACAGAAAGAAACATGATTCTATGAGACGAAGATCCCCCAACAGTCCTATGTAGTTTTTGAGGTGTAAAAAAACTCTTGGCCCAGTTCCATAATTCCTGAGCTTAATCCTCTCCCATTGTTGTTTCACcttgttctttccctttctaAAACACCTCTTCCCCCAAATCTTTCCTACTGAGCCCACCCCATGTTTAATCCTTATTGCCTCCTTTCTCAACAATATTTTGCAATTGTTATGCCTCCCTGTTATATTAGCATACAAACTTCCTAAGAGTAGagacctttttgttgttgttgagaacTGCATTTACATGATTATATGTCCAAGAGGAAGTCAGCATAAACATATCACAAACTGACAAATAATTTGTCTTCGGTCTCTTTGTCATGGGCATACAGGTTCCATTGCATAGATGGAAGGAGTCTTTTTGTTTGAGAATTTCTCATTAGTATAGTGTAGATTAGTATACACTATATTAATATCTTGCCATAGTTTGGTATAATAACATACTGTATGCAATAGAGTGGAGTGGAAAGTACACTGGACTTAAGACTGGAAGGTTTGAGCTCCAAAGCTTGCTATTATGTCATTATGGGATGAcggtgatgatgataataataataataataataataataataacctcaCCTCTTTTGGctctaatattttcatttcccaaatGACCTAAACAGGTTGTACCTGATAAACTGCAAGAATTTGGCTCTATCCTTATAGGAATAGAGACTTCCTAATACATGCTTCACCTACAGCAGCTTGCAACGTGAGGGCAtttaataatgcaaataataTTGTAGAGAAGACGGAATGACATACATTCCTGATCTGGAACATTGgtaacatttttattatgcaaCATGTAATAATCTATCTAGATTTTTTTGATTTTCAgaatataagaagaaaacattccttttaaaagttttgttatgCTTTATCCCTTTTAAAAGTGATACTCTTGATTATGTTTGATAGAAGAATTTACTTTAGAAATGCAACACCATGGCTTCCTATTCacttgtgctttatttttctagCCAATCACGTGTTCAGATGACCAAGAGGCTCACAGCTCTGCATGCTGGCACCGACCTTCAAATGACACAACCAGTCATGTCTCTTCCAACTTAACTGGACTGTATGTGAGCCCAGGAGTCCTTGTACACTCACGATGCCCACACATAGAATTATCCAATGCACAGGTATTGTTTGATATAGCAGCTTCTACCCAGGTTGGAATGTGTTCTATACAGGGACAtatttgttctattatttctcAGGAAATATATTCGATCATTTAATTCACCTGCATtcatgttaagcatctgctgtaTTCTCAATATCATTATAAGTCACTGTGAGACaatttataagaataataatattcGATAATTCCTGTTTTCTAAGAGCTAATGTTCTAGTTGGGAACTCAGATATTTgcacagagagaaaatatatgacaaaagaGCATAAATGTGAAGTATAAATgtaggtggggagaggcagaggagcaTATATGCCGGCAATGTCGGGTTTATACACAAACTAGAGTGTGATGGGAGACTGTGTCATATTCAGAGTTTCAAGGGTCTTACTCAGTTGGTGATctccttattttcttctgctattcTAGCCTCCAGATCTGTATGTTGCACATTCTATAAGTTTCTTTAATCTGACCTCTGACGCACTTGACCTTAACATAGAAACCTGACTCTGTTCTCCAGATACCTTCCCCTAGCTTTGGAGACTAGATCCAGCTCTCTTTGGTTCCTGACCTTATCCATTGGCTGAATTAACTTTACCTCAGGACTTCAATCCTATTATAGAAATTTGACCTTGACTATAAATTACTTATTCTACTTGAAAGTTTGTTTGGGTTTCCCTGAGTCTGGAATTCCTACCCTCTGTTGCTTAATCTTGCCGTAGAGAGTCTGAACCTTGTTTCTTGATTctggataaaaatataaactgttcATACTGTTGCTGAGACAATGTACAAGAATGGATGAACTCAGTAAGATGGAGTTAGAACATGTTCCTTCTTATTGGCAGAGGCAAACTAATTTATGTAATCCTAGTATTGAGAAGTCTTAAATAAAATCTAGTCTGCTACTTTTTAACCCCAGctgcattttagatttttttaagaactacCAATGCCTGAGCTCCACTCGTTTGGTTAATGTCTATGGCTGCTTTAAGACTCCATTGACAGGTTGCAGTAATTGTGACCAAAATTGTATGGCTCACAAAGATGAAACTATGCACTATCTGGCCCTTTTGCTGACCCTAAACCTAGAGTAAAAGAGACAAGGACCTGGGAATGTGAACAATAAAAGCTGAGCATGGATATTGAGCCTATAAAAGAAACTGGGAAGAttctggtggtgggggggaggttaggaggaaaccaatgagaatggaATATCATAGAAGCCAAAGGAGGAGACTATTCAAGACAGGAAGGATGGTCTTCAGAGGCAGATGTTACTGAGGGCTTGCGTATGGTGCAGGTTAAAATATGTCAGTTAGATCTGAGAGAATGAATGTCATTGGTGACTTTAGTAAGAGGTATTTTAGTGGCatggcagaggcagaagccagAGAAGATTGGGTTGAAAGGTATGCAATGGAGATGTTGCATTTAGATGAGTCTccagaaatttcattttccagagaaagagaagtggaagaAGCTAGAGAGGAATTTGGAATCAAAGGAAATTTTTTGTTTGAGATGGAAGAGATTTGActgtatataaatgttaaaaggaAGAAGTCATTTAATAGGAACGTGGTGAAGTATTTAGTCccagaggaagaatgaaaaaaaaaatgttgctgatAAGAGTGGAGATGGAGGGCTGAGGGTAggcagaggatggggaggggcggGATCCAAGGACGGATTGGTAGATCTGCTTTAGGCAGGAGGATGGGACAGCTCCTCTGTGTCAatcagggagggaagagaggtggGGCCCAGGCATACTTAGATTTGCAGATTTGGTACCTAGTGGGGCTTTCAGAGACTTTCCATTTGATGGTTTCAATGAAATAGAGAAGAGGTGAAGTCATTTAATGGGAATGAGGGGGTCAATTTGTGTGCAAGGGTTGGTGAGTGGAGGTTACAAgtttgaagagagagaagattGAGAAAGATTTACGATACGAGAGAGTATCTTAGATAAATGTAATAGGATGATGGAACCAGTACAGAAAATTTATTCAAGAATGGTAATCATACATTTATTTTGACTCTGATTTGTCCAGGTACTTGACTTTCCCTGACAGTGTGGCTGCTTAAGCCAAGTCCAGAGAAAACAATCATTTATTTGCCAGATGGAGGAATGATGAGGGAAGTGCAAGAGATTTTAGGGAATTAGTGTTATTGAAATAATGGACTATGGAACAAAAGGTGGATAAGGAGGTATGTGAGTGAAACAAGATCTGCTGGGCcaataattttgaattattattaaagattgtatttatttattttagagagagaaagagagacaatgaatgcgagcagagggaggggcagagagagagggagagagaggaagaaaatcctCCAGCGGACTCCTTGGTGAGTgtgcagcccaatgtggggctcgatcccaggactttgagatcatgacctgagctaaaccaagagtcagacgtttaaccagctgagccacccacgtgccctgacCAATGATTTTAATAAGATGGAAGAAAGGTTGCTATaggaataattgaataaataagttGGAAGGAGAAGAGATGATGGTGAGAGCATGGGATTCTTGAGAGACTGAGTTTGGAAGTGGAACAGTTTGGGGTAATGACAATATCCAGTGAAGGACTGGGTATATGACAGAGAATTCACCATTGGAGTGCTGTTCTGCTTATGCGAAAAGATAACACTCTCTCCTTGCATCACTGGAAACTGGAATAAAAGAAGATGAGATATTGATACATATTGATTTATTCTAATGTTAGAGAAAGGATGCAATTACTTTCACCTGGATAAAGACTTGGACTTTAAGCTTAAATTTCTTCAGCGATATAGAGGGATTCTAATCATGTTAATGCACTAAGGTataaagaacacaaaagaaatgaaaagtcagaagcatttttgtttttcattactgATATTGCCATTTACACTCTTCTTAGGTAAAAGGAAATTGCTGTAATAACTGGTCTCTGTGGGAAGTCTTTTTGGCTTGTCTCTTAGCCTCTGTGATAACAACAGCAATTGGAGTACTCATAATATGTCTGGTGAACAATAGAGGAAGTGACAATTCTCCCATTACTAGCCAGCTACCCTCCAACAATGACATTCCCACAATGACATCTACTACTACCAAACCTGCAGTGACCACCACTTCAACTGAACCTACAACTATAACTACTTCCACGGAATCTACAACCACTGCAATGTCCACTGAACCTACAACCTCCACAGCCCCCACCACCACTACAACAGGACCTACAACCTTGACAGACCTCACAGTCACTACAGCAGAATCTACAACCTTGGCAGGTGCCACCGTCGCTACAACAGGATCTACAGCCTCAACAGGTGCCACCACCACAGCAACAGGATCTGCAGCCTCAACAGGTGTCACCAACACCTCAACATGACtgacaaccatcaccaccaccacaaccagaCTTACAAACACAACCTCAGTCACCCCTTAAAGGAAACCCACAGGTACAACAGCTACCACTATCACTTCAACTGAACATATAACCACAAAAGCTACAACCACCACTTCAAGTGAAACCCCAGCTGATGCCACTTTAACAGAATCTACAACTGTTGCAACTTCAGTAACAACAAATGCCATTATAGCTTAATCTTAGTGGACAACCAAAACAGTTACTACATCTACCGTCTCTTTAACTGAACCCACAGCATGACTTACTTCAGCTGAATCTACAACTACCATCCTCCTACTTCCCCTACAACTACTGTAACTGTCACTTAGTTTAGACTAACAGTGTTCATTGCTCTCCTTCAACCATCTGTAATCTTCACTAGTCACCTAAAGTACAAATGCCACCATTTTCACTTTACTAGAGTTACCATCATTTGTCAAAATGTTCTCTTCTGTGACAAGTTATGCTTTCGTTATGATCACTACAACAGCCTACAACCATTCTCCTCACTGGCTTTTCTCCCAAATAGTAGCTGCCTCTTCTCCAATATCTGCTGAATCTATACCTACCGCCATCACTCCATTATACTTGTGGCAGCTACCCTGGTGCCTGTTGAATAACAATAATTTAGTGTGCAATGGAATAATTATCTGAACTTTCACTAAATCAATACTTTAGGAGttccaaaagtctttttttttatttaaatatggaaCATTTCacgaatttgcatgtcatccttgtatagggccatgctaatcttctctgtatcattccaattttagtacatgtgctgccaaagcaagcatgGAGTTTCAGAAGTCttaatactgattttatttttaaagatctgaacATTTATGCCATACAGATCtgcttttgtttctatatttcaaaataatataatttctatGGACAAGGTAACCCAATTTATTgagaaaatcttttaagaaattttatataaaacttcAGAGTAAAATTAGTCATttagattttaatatatattggTTTCTATTCAGAACATAGCATTTTTAATACACAAATTACATGcataaattttatatgtgaagATTTAAACAAACATGTAGAGAAAATGttagaatttagaaatttttgttaTGGTGAAGTTTATGTTTCTGCAGTTTCTCTTTAGATTATAATTACCCTGTAAGCCACCATATTTAGTTTGCATTAATCTTAGTGAAAGTGCATTTGaatctctattaaaaatttttttttgcaaaaatcttttacaaaaattatttaatgcaaaaaaattttttgcgtTAATATTAGTGAAAGTACATTTGaatctctattaaaaaattttttttgcaaaaatttatttgtaatcaaATACATATCTTAAGTCCCAACTATGTACTAAAGTTTGGAAGATACGGAAGAAATTGTAACAATGCAAATAAGTAGTAAATTCATTAATTTACACCCTGTTACTATTGAATTCTTAATAATTGTAGCAGGTTTACATTATAATTGCTGATACCCCAATTATAATTGCTGATCTTAATCAGGATCATTAGATTGCAACTAG contains these protein-coding regions:
- the LOC132023016 gene encoding dynactin-associated protein-like — protein: MDRKHGKYVVNVECSENQSPITCSDDQEAHSSACWHRPSNDTTSHVSSNLTGLYVSPGVLVHSRCPHIELSNAQVKGNCCNNWSLWEVFLACLLASVITTAIGVLIICLVNNRGSDNSPITSQLPSNNDIPTMTSTTTKPAVTTTSTEPTTITTSTESTTTAMSTEPTTSTAPTTTTTGPTTLTDLTVTTAESTTLAGATVATTGSTASTGATTTATGSAASTGVTNTST